AAGCTGAACGTTATTTACCAGAGAAAAAAAGTCGCTATAATTCTCTTTATGAAGATTTCAAAAATCTTTTAACCCAATTTCATTTACATCCTAAATATAATAAAATAGAGACACTTCTAAAGCTGTTAAATGAACAAAACTCTGCTATAGAAATGGTTAACACCATCCAAGAAAAAGCATTAGAAGAAATACAAGCTAATAATTTATTAACTCAAACTAAACAAAAGGTGGACCAACTAAAACTCCACTCAAAACAAATAGAAGAACAGATCCAACAGTTAGGGGATGTTGATACAAAAGATATTGTTTCAATCTATTCTCAAATAAATACCTTACGGACATTACTACACATCTTTTCTACAGAAAAAATACGTGCTGAAGAAATAGAAGATTATTATCAACTACAAGTTGCAAATAATAACTTCAATAACAAAAGCTCACGGTCTATTGTAATAGGAATTCTTTCTAGTCTTATTGGTTGTGGAATATTTAGTATTCAACACTTAATGAATAGTAATATATTGCCTATTTCTCAAAACATAATAATCCTGCTACCTCTATGGTCTGGCTACTTCTTTTTAAGTTCAGGAATTGTCATTATCTTAAAAAAACTATTCTATAATTACCTTCCACTAACTAAAAATTCTACTATTACAAAACAATTACATACACGACATGAAAAGGCTCTATCCAAATGTACTGAACTTCAAAATAAAATTTATACTATTTGTAATGAGCTGCGTATAGAAACACCCTCTTTAGAAAATATTGAGAAGTTAAATTACCAAATAGAACAAAAAAAAGAATTATATGATAAGAAAGAACATTTAAAGCAAGAACATAATAAATATCAAAAAGAGATTGAATCACTTTATCAACAAATAGATGTGGCTAAAAAAGAACATGAGCAAAAACTAGCAGATGTTATTTTAGCTAAAAATACTTGGTATGAATATGTTTTGGAGTTTGGAATACAGTTTGTTCCTAAACCAGAACAAGTTACTGCATTCTTTGCACGTGTAGAAACAGCATGTAATTTATGGTCTACTATAGAACTATTGAATAATGATATTGCTGAACTTGAATCTTATTACAAAAATTTTAAAAACTTTGTAAATCAAACCTTAGGGGAGTATCTTTCTTCTATTGACTGTGATTCTATACCGGCTTTGATTAATGCAGTAAAAGATATCTTAACTTCTCATCAAGACGATGAATTAAATAATAGCTATACACAAGCTTTAGAAGATTTACAGTTAGCACAAGCACACACTAAATACCTTATAGATTACTTACAAAAACTAAAAATACAGTATGAACATTCCAAGACTAAATACGATAAGACTTGTTCAGCCTGGAGCAACAATCTAAGTAATCTTATGTTGGATCCTAACTTGGCGCCTGATGCAATAAAAAATATGTTCAAACAAATGGATCATATTGCATTGTTAAACCAAGAGATGATAAAAATCCAAAATAAACTTGAACATCAACAAAACGAAAAAAATGCTTTTGTTCTCCCACTAAAACACCTTTGTCAACAGTTAGGCTATACTCCAAACAGTGATGACTGGATTACAGTTCTTGATCAACTCCTTAAAGATGCAACCAATGCCACATTAATATCTAATGAAAAGAAAACACTTGAAGAACAAAAAAGCGAATATGAAAATGAAGTAAAATATACTCAACTCATCCTCGATGACGCAAACCAATCTGTCTATAGACTACTCCAACTTGCCAATGTAGATGATACAGAGACTTTCTTTCAACACGATATCATTAAACAAAAACAAGAAGAGCTTTATAAGCAGCAAGAAGAAATTGAAGCTATTCTAAGATTAGCTGCTAAAGATATTTCTTCCTACAAATCCTATCCTGATTTCAATATGTTTTTACAATCATTTTCTGAAATAGAAAAAAAAGATTTAGAAGTAGAACTGAATGAAGTTTCATCACGACTTATTGATAATAAAAAAAGTATAGATAATTTTTCTAATCAAGCACGCACACTTGAAATACGTTTAGAAAATCTTATTTCATCTGATACTCTATATCAAATGAAAGTAAAACAAGCTTCTATAGTACATTCTATGCAAAACATTGCAAAAAAATGGAGTTGTTATGCGCTAGCAAAACAGCTTTTAATTGAAGCAAAGTCTCACTTTGAACAGGAACGTCAGCCTGAAATTATACGTATTGCATCCCATATTTTTAGTACTATTACTGGAGGGAAATGGATAGGCATCAACTCTTCATTAGAAGAAATGTCACTTAGTATATTACCACCTCATGGAGAACCTATAAAGCCAGAGCTTCTTAGTAGGGGAACCCAAGAACAACTTTACTTGGCACTACGTCTTGCACATATCCATAATCATGCCATCCAAGCAAGTCCATTACCTATTATTATGGATGATATTCTAGTCAACTTTGATCCTGAAAGAGCAAAACATACAATTAGTACCTTTGTAGAATTAACAAACTCTTCTCAAGAACTTCATATGGGGCATCAGCTTCTTTTTTTTACATGTCACCCTCATATTGCAAAACAACTTCTTGAAACAATCCCTGAAAGTAACTTATACTATATAGAAAACAAAAAAATTACTCTTGCATCTTGACTCTAATTCTATTTACTTAAAAAATTTACTAAAACTCCTATAGCCTAAACTCTTTAATCATTTTTTCAATAGCTTCTTTTGCAAGCTCCTCTGTAGTAACCCACTTACCACCACGTTTGATAAATTTATTAAGTGTTAAAAGATTACTTGCAAGTCCTACTTGCTTCTCGCTATAGTGAGATCTTCCTAGTAATGCTCCTTCTCCTTTTGTATCTATAAGAAAAAAATCTATAGTCAACTCAGCAGAAGATGTCACACCTGCACTACTTCCCTCTCTAGGATGCCAACTTAAAACA
The sequence above is drawn from the Lawsonia intracellularis PHE/MN1-00 genome and encodes:
- a CDS encoding AAA family ATPase; the protein is MRIHSFHIDSFGFFHNQTISNLSPKFSIFLGNNEAGKSTLLDFFRLTLMGYPQRKNNRIKNYLNGHGLQGGSLVLDTNYGNIHITRRPNKGPVIIDQHGTPIDITLWERLLSGITPEVYTNIYGFSLSELQSFETLSTDNIRNALYGASFGTGLQSPSEVIKSLDNTMNELFKPKGSTQPIAEHLHDWEEINKQLIEAEKEAANYDNYALELKKITLNLESLHSKSKELEQQQYHLKKRLDIWHQWEEWRLIQTRLEHLPPISASFPQDGAARMERALEKKEHAAREVTLARTRLNNTLNKIQQCHINHDILCIHKELQTIAEHKSTYKTALIDIPALEAKLQQTKESLNQELLILGKNWSIEKINKIDRSISVREKLERLSVEIELTKEAYDAAATAYNNICEELEVAKQEEIEKQKIYESLPSLQTVLSDTNKDILSRMLIQIEEAERYLPEKKSRYNSLYEDFKNLLTQFHLHPKYNKIETLLKLLNEQNSAIEMVNTIQEKALEEIQANNLLTQTKQKVDQLKLHSKQIEEQIQQLGDVDTKDIVSIYSQINTLRTLLHIFSTEKIRAEEIEDYYQLQVANNNFNNKSSRSIVIGILSSLIGCGIFSIQHLMNSNILPISQNIIILLPLWSGYFFLSSGIVIILKKLFYNYLPLTKNSTITKQLHTRHEKALSKCTELQNKIYTICNELRIETPSLENIEKLNYQIEQKKELYDKKEHLKQEHNKYQKEIESLYQQIDVAKKEHEQKLADVILAKNTWYEYVLEFGIQFVPKPEQVTAFFARVETACNLWSTIELLNNDIAELESYYKNFKNFVNQTLGEYLSSIDCDSIPALINAVKDILTSHQDDELNNSYTQALEDLQLAQAHTKYLIDYLQKLKIQYEHSKTKYDKTCSAWSNNLSNLMLDPNLAPDAIKNMFKQMDHIALLNQEMIKIQNKLEHQQNEKNAFVLPLKHLCQQLGYTPNSDDWITVLDQLLKDATNATLISNEKKTLEEQKSEYENEVKYTQLILDDANQSVYRLLQLANVDDTETFFQHDIIKQKQEELYKQQEEIEAILRLAAKDISSYKSYPDFNMFLQSFSEIEKKDLEVELNEVSSRLIDNKKSIDNFSNQARTLEIRLENLISSDTLYQMKVKQASIVHSMQNIAKKWSCYALAKQLLIEAKSHFEQERQPEIIRIASHIFSTITGGKWIGINSSLEEMSLSILPPHGEPIKPELLSRGTQEQLYLALRLAHIHNHAIQASPLPIIMDDILVNFDPERAKHTISTFVELTNSSQELHMGHQLLFFTCHPHIAKQLLETIPESNLYYIENKKITLAS